The Streptomyces noursei ATCC 11455 sequence GCACGGAGACGGTGGCCCGGTCGGGCAGGAGGCCGGGAGCGGCCAGGTCCGCGTGGGTCAGGTGGCGGGCACTCGGCGTCATCCCCAACAGGTCGATGGCTTCTTGCCTGGTCAGGGGTGCGGTGACATCCTACGACCCACGCCGGTGCCCCTCACCGTCCCCCGACGGTTGAGAGACCCGCGTCAGGCCCCTTCCGCCGGCACCGAGAACAGGGGGCGGAAGTAGGAAGGGTCCGCCTTCTCCTCGACCATGCGCCCCTCGGCCTCCACCCACGCATGGGCGCCGAACGGTGGACGGGCGCGTACTCCCACCGTCCAGGTGGGCCAGGTGCCGCGTGCCCGGCAGAGCAGGACGGTCGCCAGCGAACGAGGCAGGCACCCCTCGTCCCCGGCGCAGCGGAGGCTGGCGGCCACCACGGCGTCCCGGGCGGCGCGGGCCTCCGCGTACGTGGCCGCGCGGGCACCCCTGCGCAGGCGGGTCAGTATGGCGCGGGTCCGGGCCGGCGGCTTGGCGGCCAGGCGCCGGGCGACGGCCACAGCGAGCAGCACCAGGAGGCGGCGGCCCGGGGAGAGCCGGACCTCCGTGCGGTGCGGTACGACCGAACTCACGCCTGCTGCACCACCTTCGCCTGCTGGAGACTGGCCATCAGCTGCTCCACGTCCGCGCGGGCACGTG is a genomic window containing:
- a CDS encoding lasso peptide biosynthesis B2 protein, with the protein product MSSVVPHRTEVRLSPGRRLLVLLAVAVARRLAAKPPARTRAILTRLRRGARAATYAEARAARDAVVAASLRCAGDEGCLPRSLATVLLCRARGTWPTWTVGVRARPPFGAHAWVEAEGRMVEEKADPSYFRPLFSVPAEGA